One segment of Chelmon rostratus isolate fCheRos1 chromosome 17, fCheRos1.pri, whole genome shotgun sequence DNA contains the following:
- the samd14 gene encoding sterile alpha motif domain-containing protein 14, with translation MSAAMDDTDSVFDLNEAIPETELLDNSIQKGRAQLSVKARRHRPSRSRYRDSVSSTEGDDSLERKDNSSHSARSPLHLAMRGSSPSPDSLLSSRSPAFSFDTSLVRRSPEDVGVSLAAPPRGRYHQLTNATSQEALVTPSSSPSRSCPSPDCSRVYMRRSRRPDSEVLVSDSSRDTSPADPGSPTVVFDKKTKRRFLDLGVTLRRSYIRVRKDKSNRLSVGSREPSESPSRSSGSFVPFSWFTEGRGSLSSSGTPPCSPKITPLSSPRPRKSHSQESALSEEFSPPHTSSSTSPPVESSSRSSHPYHTLSQSSDEPFDDPSCPVSSWTTQQVCQWLKGLNMEQYIPEFSARDVDGQELLQMDGNKLKGLGVISSSDRGALKRRIKEIQSAAEKERKALDKMEKQKEKQRRKDQEQRRN, from the exons ATGTCTGCCGCCATGGACGACACAGACAGCGTGTTCG acCTGAACGAAGCGATCCCAGAGACCGAGCTGCTGGACAACAGCATCCAGAAGGGCCGAGCCCAGCTGTCCGTCAAAGCGAGGAGGCACCGCCCCTCCAGGTCCCGTTACCGTGACAGCGTGAGCTCGACAGAGGGCGATGACAGCCTGGAGAGGAAG GACAATTCATCACACTCCGCCCGCTCACCTCTCCACTTGGCCATGCGAGGCTCCTCCCCCTCACCTGATTCGCTGTTGTCATCTCGAAGCCCCGCCTTCTCCTTTGACACATCGCTG GTGCGTCGCTCTCCAGAGGATGTAGGCGTGTCATTGGCTGCTCCCCCGCGGGGGCGGTACCATCAGCTGACCAATGCCACGTCTCAGGAGGCTCTGGTGACCCCCAGCAGCTCACCGTCCAGGTCCTGCCCCTCCCCCGACTGCTCACGTGTCTacatgaggaggagcaggaggcccGACAGCGAAG tactGGTTTCTGATTCGAGTCGGGACACGAGTCCGGCTGATCCCGGCAGTCCGACCGTCGTCTTCGACAAGAAAACCAAGAGACGCTTTCTGGACCTagg GGTGACTCTCAGGCGCTCATACATCAGGGTGAGGAAGGATAAATCCAACCGGCTCTCTGTGGGCAGCAG AGAGCCGTCTGAGAGTCCTTCTCGGTCTTCGGGATCCTTCGTCCCTTTCTCCTGGTTCACTGAAGGACGGGGGTCGCTCTCCTCGTCCGGGACTCCCCCCTGCTCCCCCAAAATCACCCCGCTGAGTTCCCCAAGACCCCGCAAGTCTCACTCCCAG GAGTCGGCTCTCAGTGAGgagttttctcctcctcacacctcctcctccacctctccccctGTGGAATCCTCCTCCAGATCCTCCCATCCGTACCACACCCTGTCCCAGTCCTCTGAtgag CCCTTCGATGACCCGTCCTGTCCGGTGTCTTCGTGGACGACTCAGCAGGTCTGTCAGTGGCTGAAAGGACTCAACATGGAGCAATACATCCCAGAATTCAGCGCTAGGGACGTCGACGGGCAGGAGCTGCTACAGATGGATGGCAACAAGCTGAAG GGTCTGGGCGTCATCAGCTCGTCTGATCGAGGCGCTCTGAAGCGTCGCATTAAAGAAATCCAAAgtgcagcagagaaggagagaaaagctCTGGACaagatggagaaacagaaagaaaaacaacgaAGAAAAGACCAAGAACAGCGCAGGAActga
- the LOC121621241 gene encoding uncharacterized protein LOC121621241: MNPLSIVALLHCFLFAGLVQSAPVSSSDPPPALREAAERAKTLVEKILRDIPTVYTATITTQGLTLDPSSQTTNLQMMVTSLGIPAAPVIKPPSERFTLDICVSRMLAGSRLYQGLLGVLSDKLSGPSGLSDLRADLRDLLTHINKMKEVAQLRADVVEQNHGLDLASRLHGNYDVQVAAHLTLTQLRSFCHDLIRSLRAVAAYRPRAAGAH; this comes from the exons ATGAACCCTCTGAGCA TCGTCGCCCTGCTGCACTGCTTCCTGTTCGCAGGTTTGGTCCAATCGGCTCCCGTCAGCTCGTCCGACCCTCCGCCGGCGCTCAGAGAGGCGGCCGAGCGAGCGAAGACTCTGGTGGAGAAAATCCTGAGAGACATCCCCACCGTGTACACCGCCACCATAACCACCCAG GGTTTGACCCTCGACCCCTCCAGCCAGACAACAAACCTGCAGATGATGGTGACATCGCTGGGCATCCCCGCCGCCCCCGTCATCAAACCGCCATCAGAGCGCTTCACTCTG GACATCTGTGTGAGTCGCATGTTAGCCGGCAGCCGGCTGTACCAGGGCCTGCTGGGAGTTCTGTCTGACAAACTGAGCGGACCGAGTGGACTGAGCGACCTGCGAGCCGACCTCAGAGACCTGCTTACACACATCAACAAG atGAAGGAGGTGGCTCAGCTCAGGGCTGATGTGGTGGAACAGAACCACGGTCTGGACCTGGCCTCCCGTCTCCATGGTAACTACGACGTCCAGGTGGCGGCCCACCTGACGCTGACGCAGCTTCGCTCCTTCTGTCACGACTTGATCCGCAGCCTGAGAGCCGTCGCTGCCTACAGGCCCCGAGCTGCGGGTGCACACTAA